The following are encoded together in the Acidobacteriota bacterium genome:
- a CDS encoding gamma carbonic anhydrase family protein has product MKSGRNLHALSFLGKMMITSYKGITPRISDSAFVAEGAQIIGDVHIGAHSSVWFNCVLRGDCYYIRIGENTNIQDNTVVHVTQGRFAAVIGSYVTVGHSAVLHGCTVKDRCLIGIGAIVLDDVTIGEESFIAASSLITPGTVIPPRSMVMGAPAKVRRQVTDEEVARIDEHWQHYVEYKNQYVAGAKN; this is encoded by the coding sequence TTGAAGTCAGGCCGTAATTTGCACGCTCTGAGTTTTCTTGGCAAGATGATGATCACTTCGTACAAGGGCATCACTCCGCGGATATCCGATAGCGCCTTCGTCGCCGAGGGCGCGCAAATAATCGGTGACGTTCACATTGGTGCGCACTCGAGCGTCTGGTTCAACTGTGTGCTGCGCGGCGATTGCTACTACATCCGAATCGGCGAGAACACTAACATCCAGGACAACACAGTTGTTCACGTGACGCAGGGACGGTTCGCGGCCGTTATCGGAAGCTATGTGACAGTGGGGCATTCGGCGGTGCTTCACGGGTGCACGGTGAAGGATCGCTGTCTGATCGGAATCGGAGCGATAGTGCTGGACGATGTGACCATCGGCGAAGAGTCGTTCATAGCCGCCAGTTCGCTGATCACGCCTGGAACGGTCATACCGCCGCGTTCAATGGTGATGGGCGCGCCGGCAAAGGTTCGGCGGCAAGTGACCGACGAAGAAGTGGCACGGATCGATGAACACTGGCAGCATTATGTCGAGTACAAGAATCAGTACGTGGCGGGAGCGAAGAATTGA
- a CDS encoding four helix bundle protein: protein MTPDELSERLINFAARVGKVVDALPDTRMGRHIAGQFVRCGTSPAPNYEEACAAESRADFIHKLGICLKELRESRCWIRLIIKTELLPEHRMNELLDEANELCNITGQSIVTAKENRDKKR, encoded by the coding sequence GTGACACCCGACGAACTTTCTGAGCGCTTGATTAACTTCGCCGCGCGTGTCGGCAAGGTGGTAGACGCACTGCCTGATACGCGAATGGGACGTCACATTGCCGGACAATTTGTGCGGTGCGGCACCTCACCCGCCCCGAACTACGAAGAAGCCTGCGCCGCCGAGAGTCGCGCCGACTTCATTCACAAACTCGGAATCTGCTTGAAGGAATTGCGAGAGTCGCGGTGCTGGATTCGTCTGATTATCAAGACGGAACTTCTTCCAGAGCACCGGATGAACGAATTGTTGGATGAAGCCAACGAGCTCTGCAACATAACCGGTCAGTCGATTGTTACGGCGAAGGAGAACAGAGATAAGAAGCGCTAG
- the hisS gene encoding histidine--tRNA ligase translates to MIAKVRGTQDLLPARFTEKVDAQIERWDLIERTAREAFRRFGFEEIRTPMIEKTELFERGIGTETDVNKEMYTFEDRDGERVSLRPESTASAVRAYIEHGMFNQPGLVKLFYIGPQFRRERPQKGRYRQFGQIGVEVLGQSDDPAIEAEVIEMLDWYLKRLQITGTELLVNSIGDENCRPAYIEQLKEAIGRQLPLLCGSCNQRYETNPLRVLDCKIESCQPYLKELPAITDSLCDPCRAHFDQFKELLDSRGITYTVSPRLVRGLDYYMRTAFEIIGNRLGSQNTIVGGGRYDGLSQMLGGPPAKGFGFAFGVERMIMSLPEDSADLPKRVPTLFVAYIGERARRYSFTLAARLREAGISTVVDLEGRKLKKSLAIANTLAARYALIVGDDEIDKGTYVLRDMTTGEQRNLGEQDLIDTLTK, encoded by the coding sequence ATGATCGCAAAAGTACGCGGAACACAGGATCTTCTGCCTGCGCGGTTCACCGAAAAGGTCGACGCGCAGATCGAGCGCTGGGACCTCATCGAGCGCACGGCGCGCGAGGCGTTTCGCCGCTTCGGCTTCGAGGAGATTCGCACGCCGATGATCGAGAAGACCGAGTTGTTCGAGCGTGGGATCGGAACCGAGACCGATGTGAACAAGGAGATGTACACCTTCGAGGACCGCGATGGTGAGCGAGTCTCACTTCGACCAGAGTCAACCGCTTCGGCTGTTCGAGCTTACATCGAACACGGGATGTTCAACCAACCCGGGCTTGTGAAGCTTTTCTACATCGGCCCGCAGTTTCGGCGCGAGCGCCCGCAAAAAGGCCGCTATCGCCAATTTGGGCAGATCGGCGTCGAGGTGCTCGGCCAGAGCGACGACCCCGCGATCGAAGCGGAGGTGATCGAGATGCTCGACTGGTATTTGAAGCGGCTTCAAATCACCGGCACTGAGCTGCTGGTGAACTCGATCGGCGACGAGAACTGCCGGCCGGCTTACATTGAGCAGCTAAAGGAAGCGATTGGCCGGCAGCTACCGCTGCTGTGTGGAAGCTGCAATCAGCGGTACGAGACCAACCCGTTGCGAGTGCTCGACTGCAAAATAGAATCGTGCCAGCCTTACTTGAAAGAGCTTCCGGCCATCACCGACTCGCTGTGCGATCCTTGCCGCGCGCACTTCGACCAGTTCAAGGAGCTTCTCGATTCGCGCGGTATCACGTACACAGTCTCGCCGAGGCTAGTGCGGGGGCTCGACTATTACATGCGCACGGCGTTCGAGATCATCGGCAATCGGCTTGGCTCACAGAACACAATTGTAGGAGGCGGCCGCTATGACGGCCTGTCACAGATGCTGGGCGGGCCGCCTGCCAAGGGATTCGGCTTCGCGTTCGGCGTCGAGCGGATGATAATGAGTTTGCCGGAGGACAGCGCCGATCTCCCGAAGCGGGTCCCTACGCTGTTCGTCGCCTACATTGGCGAACGAGCGCGAAGATACTCATTCACGCTGGCCGCCAGGTTGCGGGAAGCCGGCATCAGCACCGTCGTAGATCTGGAGGGGCGCAAGCTAAAGAAATCGCTGGCGATCGCAAACACGCTGGCGGCGCGATACGCGTTGATAGTCGGAGACGACGAGATCGATAAAGGCACATACGTGCTTCGCGATATGACTACGGGCGAGCAGAGGAATCTGGGAGAGCAGGATCTGATTGACACCTTAACAAAGTGA
- the aspS gene encoding aspartate--tRNA ligase — protein sequence MSTLDNLGSLKRTHYSGDLRAEHAGEMVMLMGWVHRRRDFGPLTFIDLRDREGIVQVVFDEEKNAEAHRRAKELRNEHVVAVAGKVLMRDKEKVNPNLKSGRIEVKALELHILNDAKTPPFEIDANKASEEVRLKYRYLDLRREKMQYNIGLRHRAALAVRRHLDEHGFYEIETPMLIKTTPEGARDYIVPSRLQPGRFYALPQSPQIFKQLLMIAGYDKYFQLAHCFRDEDMRADRQPEFTQIDIEMSFVRPDDIFKVIEPLMAEMSRLIDLKVELPFPRLTYAESMRRYGTDKPDTRFEMELVELSDKLAGTGFAPYKNALESGGQVKAINVSGGAKYSRKNLDELTEVTRRFGAGGMAWIKTADSGEITSPLSKSLGEEKVAELVQAAGSKPGDCALVVAGKPSVVAASLGALRLEVGEREGLIDQAKFNFLWVTDFPMFEYHEEDGRYYPMHHPFTSPCDEDMDRLETDPGSVLAKAYDLVLNGVELSSGSIRIHQRETQRRVFKVLGMTEEEAHSKFGFLLDALEYGTPPHGGMAIGFDRLVMLLAREKSIREVIAFPKTASAVDLMIDSPSSVSEEQLRDLHIKIVD from the coding sequence ATGTCTACACTCGATAATCTAGGAAGCTTGAAACGGACGCACTATTCGGGCGATCTCAGGGCTGAGCACGCCGGCGAGATGGTGATGCTCATGGGGTGGGTACACCGCCGCCGTGATTTTGGCCCACTGACTTTCATAGACCTGCGTGACCGCGAGGGCATCGTACAGGTGGTCTTCGATGAAGAGAAGAACGCGGAGGCCCATCGCCGAGCCAAGGAGTTGCGCAACGAACATGTCGTGGCGGTCGCCGGTAAGGTTTTGATGCGCGACAAGGAAAAGGTCAATCCAAACCTCAAGTCCGGCCGGATCGAGGTGAAGGCTTTGGAACTGCACATCCTGAACGACGCAAAGACTCCGCCGTTCGAGATCGACGCAAATAAGGCGAGCGAAGAAGTGCGGCTCAAGTACCGTTATCTGGACCTTCGCCGAGAAAAGATGCAGTACAACATTGGACTGCGGCATCGCGCGGCTCTCGCCGTGCGGCGCCACCTCGACGAACACGGCTTCTACGAAATCGAAACGCCGATGTTGATCAAGACCACCCCCGAGGGTGCGCGCGACTACATCGTGCCCAGCCGCTTGCAGCCGGGCCGCTTCTACGCGCTGCCCCAGTCACCTCAGATATTCAAGCAGCTCCTGATGATCGCCGGCTACGACAAATACTTTCAGCTCGCGCACTGCTTCCGCGACGAGGACATGCGCGCAGACCGCCAGCCCGAGTTCACCCAGATCGACATCGAGATGAGCTTTGTTCGCCCCGACGATATCTTCAAGGTCATCGAGCCGCTGATGGCCGAGATGTCGCGGTTGATCGACTTGAAAGTCGAGCTTCCCTTCCCTCGCCTGACCTATGCCGAATCCATGCGCCGCTACGGCACCGATAAACCTGATACGCGATTCGAGATGGAGCTGGTCGAGCTATCGGACAAGCTGGCCGGAACCGGCTTCGCACCTTATAAGAACGCGCTTGAATCGGGCGGACAGGTAAAGGCCATCAACGTGAGCGGTGGGGCGAAGTACTCGCGCAAGAACCTCGACGAGCTAACCGAGGTCACGCGCCGCTTCGGGGCCGGCGGAATGGCCTGGATCAAGACTGCCGACTCGGGAGAGATAACGTCCCCGCTTTCAAAATCGCTCGGCGAAGAGAAAGTCGCGGAACTCGTTCAGGCAGCCGGTTCGAAGCCAGGCGACTGCGCGCTGGTGGTCGCGGGCAAGCCCTCGGTCGTGGCAGCGTCCCTCGGCGCGCTGAGATTGGAGGTCGGCGAGCGCGAAGGCCTGATCGATCAGGCCAAGTTTAACTTTCTATGGGTTACCGATTTCCCGATGTTCGAATATCACGAAGAAGACGGCCGTTACTATCCGATGCATCATCCGTTCACCAGCCCGTGCGACGAAGACATGGACCGGCTGGAAACAGATCCGGGTTCCGTACTGGCGAAAGCTTACGATCTGGTGCTGAACGGCGTGGAATTGAGCAGCGGATCGATTCGAATTCATCAGCGCGAGACGCAGCGGCGTGTCTTCAAAGTACTTGGAATGACCGAGGAGGAAGCGCACTCGAAGTTTGGCTTTTTGCTTGACGCTCTGGAATACGGAACGCCTCCTCACGGAGGAATGGCGATAGGGTTTGACCGCCTGGTGATGCTACTGGCTCGCGAGAAATCGATCCGCGAGGTGATTGCGTTTCCGAAGACCGCCAGCGCTGTGGACTTGATGATCGACTCCCCGAGCTCGGTATCCGAAGAGCAACTGCGCGACCTTCACATCAAGATTGTGGATTGA
- a CDS encoding TonB-dependent receptor, producing the protein MRHRGSSRGRAGLGVLLSLLLLSGSVPAQSSTSSVNGTVVDPQGKSVAGATVTLTSSDTNTVRTATAAEDGSFLFSLVQPGKYQLEATASGFKKAVITDVRALVAKPTNVTVQLEVGGVSDTVTVSAGSAEVLLNKRDASLGNNFVAQQITQLPLESGNVVALLSLQPGVTPDGNVTGSRSDQANITLDGVDVNEQQAGLARNGDALFSVLRVTPSSVQEFRVTTTNPNAAEGRSAGAQVALVTKSGTNQFHGSAYEFHRNTIFTANNFFNNKAGVFTATDPQVLAGLKGAGEEKLPRPKLIRNLFGATIGGPIKKDRLFFFYNYEGRRDASEASSDPRTVPLASLGRGEVKYLTATLVPVTLTSAQITQIFPAVGVNPAAIAVLADAAKKYPANSSEVGDGLNTGGFRFNASTPARFTTHIARIDYNLTQDSRHILFLRANYQQDVALNAPFLPDSPRPGTWSHPSGFVVGHTWAIKNSLVNDARFGMTRNAFSTFGDSGANNVQFRAVFSPAAFSRTFARANPTYNFTDDVSWTKGSHSFQFGTNIRVIRNTRTSVRFDSAITNGFFYDLSGAVLTNPLNPRGGSAWTSPLKHALAAVIGRYSQYASNIDYDLDGSILDSGSPLVRTFATDEYDFYAQDSWKLRPNLTVTLGLRYGLSRPIYETHGFQAAPTVNLGEFLQRRLAGAAAGTPIQELITVDLAGPKNNKPDYYKWDKNNFQPRVAVAWTPNFSGGWKRKLLGSDGDLVIRGGFAMLNDFLGQALATNFDTANTLGFSSSTSISANTYNVTTRPAPLFTGFTQNIRALPNIPPAAALKFPQQKAPDGSTRIESSLDSNLVWPEHYSWDVSVGRKLPGGMFVEASYVGRKARKLLSVIDTMHFNNLVDKKSGMDWYTAAGKLQDARLANTPINKIGAIPFFDNLFPGIGDAVIGDPSLTPTQAAYTLVAREAVGGFDIVDWTFVQTILDELSTVGPFAFRQNQYGSLFTTSNYAESDYHALLFSVRQRYKESLTFDFNYTLSKALDTASGTNNNAGLILNPITPKANRGVSDFDIKHLANVNAIWTLPVGRGRKLLGKAPGFVDAFVGGWQLSGIFRFNSGLPFDAFDSGGVGWATNWNFTVNGTRLRPVSTSPTRGEDGLDPNNFKDVLAAYNSFRNGRAGEVGDRNIFRFPGYINLDAGLGKSFKMPYRETHQLQLRWEVFNVTNTQRLTGASTTALEVDPFAADAPPANWGKFTSIQGSPRVMQIGLKYIF; encoded by the coding sequence ATGAGACACCGCGGGTCTTCGAGAGGTCGGGCCGGTCTCGGCGTGCTTCTCTCGCTTCTGCTGCTCAGTGGGAGCGTTCCCGCTCAAAGTTCCACATCCTCGGTTAATGGCACGGTTGTGGATCCACAGGGTAAGTCAGTCGCAGGAGCAACAGTCACACTCACCAGCAGTGACACGAACACTGTTCGGACCGCTACGGCTGCTGAGGATGGTTCGTTCCTTTTTAGCTTGGTCCAGCCCGGGAAGTACCAGCTTGAAGCGACAGCTTCCGGCTTCAAGAAGGCTGTGATTACGGATGTGCGCGCGCTGGTGGCCAAGCCGACCAACGTAACAGTACAACTGGAAGTTGGCGGCGTAAGCGACACGGTTACGGTTAGCGCCGGATCTGCTGAGGTCCTGCTCAACAAGCGCGATGCCAGCCTCGGCAACAACTTCGTGGCGCAGCAGATCACCCAGTTGCCGCTCGAATCCGGCAACGTGGTCGCACTGCTAAGCCTTCAACCCGGAGTGACGCCGGACGGCAATGTCACCGGTTCCCGCTCGGACCAGGCCAATATCACGCTCGATGGCGTCGATGTTAACGAACAACAAGCAGGCCTCGCACGGAACGGCGACGCATTGTTTAGCGTACTGCGCGTAACTCCCTCCTCGGTTCAGGAGTTTCGCGTTACTACAACGAACCCCAATGCGGCGGAGGGACGCTCGGCAGGCGCCCAGGTGGCGTTGGTCACCAAGAGCGGAACCAATCAGTTTCACGGCTCGGCCTATGAGTTCCACCGCAACACCATATTCACGGCCAACAACTTCTTTAACAACAAGGCCGGGGTGTTTACGGCGACTGATCCACAGGTGCTTGCCGGGCTGAAAGGTGCCGGCGAAGAGAAACTGCCAAGACCCAAACTAATCCGCAACCTTTTCGGCGCCACCATCGGCGGCCCGATCAAGAAAGACCGCTTATTCTTCTTCTACAACTACGAAGGCCGGAGGGACGCCAGTGAAGCGTCCTCCGATCCACGGACTGTGCCGCTTGCAAGCCTTGGCCGCGGCGAAGTGAAGTACCTGACCGCCACGCTCGTCCCCGTCACATTGACCTCGGCCCAAATCACCCAGATCTTTCCAGCGGTCGGGGTTAACCCGGCGGCGATCGCAGTCCTCGCCGACGCCGCGAAAAAGTATCCGGCAAATTCGTCAGAAGTGGGCGATGGCCTCAATACCGGCGGTTTTCGCTTTAATGCTTCGACCCCGGCGCGGTTCACCACACACATTGCGCGGATCGACTACAATCTCACGCAGGACAGCCGTCACATACTGTTCTTGCGTGCGAACTACCAGCAAGACGTCGCCCTCAACGCGCCCTTCCTACCCGACAGTCCCAGGCCGGGAACCTGGAGCCACCCGTCGGGATTTGTGGTCGGGCACACCTGGGCTATCAAGAATTCGCTGGTTAACGACGCTCGATTTGGCATGACTCGGAACGCGTTCTCGACTTTCGGGGATTCCGGGGCCAATAACGTCCAGTTCCGGGCGGTTTTTTCCCCGGCAGCTTTCTCGCGGACCTTCGCCCGCGCAAACCCGACATACAACTTCACCGACGACGTTTCGTGGACCAAAGGCAGCCACAGTTTCCAGTTTGGCACAAACATTCGGGTGATTCGTAATACGCGGACCAGCGTCCGCTTCGACTCCGCCATCACGAACGGGTTCTTCTACGACCTGTCGGGAGCGGTGCTTACCAATCCGCTAAACCCACGCGGGGGGTCGGCGTGGACGTCACCGTTGAAGCACGCACTTGCTGCGGTGATCGGGCGCTACTCGCAGTACGCCTCCAACATTGATTACGATCTGGATGGGAGCATCCTCGATTCGGGAAGCCCGCTTGTGCGCACCTTCGCTACCGACGAGTATGACTTCTATGCCCAGGATTCCTGGAAGCTCCGGCCAAACCTGACGGTGACCCTTGGGCTGCGCTACGGCTTGAGCCGGCCTATATATGAAACGCATGGCTTCCAAGCCGCCCCGACAGTTAATCTGGGCGAGTTTCTCCAGAGGCGTCTCGCTGGCGCCGCAGCGGGCACGCCGATACAGGAACTGATCACCGTTGACCTGGCCGGACCCAAAAACAACAAGCCCGACTACTATAAATGGGACAAGAACAACTTCCAGCCGCGCGTTGCCGTCGCCTGGACGCCGAACTTCAGTGGCGGTTGGAAGCGCAAGCTTCTTGGCAGTGATGGCGACCTTGTAATCCGCGGTGGTTTCGCCATGCTAAATGACTTCCTCGGCCAGGCGCTGGCGACTAATTTCGATACCGCCAATACGCTCGGCTTCTCTTCGAGCACGAGCATATCGGCGAATACCTACAACGTCACGACTCGCCCGGCCCCGCTGTTTACGGGCTTCACGCAGAATATCCGCGCATTGCCGAATATTCCGCCTGCGGCGGCTTTGAAGTTCCCGCAGCAAAAGGCACCGGATGGCTCGACACGAATTGAGAGTTCGCTGGACTCGAACTTAGTCTGGCCCGAGCACTATAGCTGGGACGTGTCGGTCGGCCGCAAACTGCCCGGTGGAATGTTCGTCGAAGCGTCTTATGTCGGCCGCAAGGCGCGCAAGCTGCTCTCTGTTATCGACACGATGCACTTCAACAATCTGGTCGACAAGAAATCGGGGATGGACTGGTACACGGCCGCAGGCAAGCTCCAGGATGCGCGCCTGGCCAACACACCGATCAACAAGATCGGGGCGATCCCCTTCTTTGACAACCTGTTTCCAGGTATCGGGGACGCCGTGATTGGAGACCCTTCGCTGACGCCTACGCAGGCGGCTTATACTCTGGTGGCTAGAGAAGCAGTCGGCGGCTTCGACATCGTGGACTGGACCTTCGTTCAAACCATTCTAGACGAACTCTCGACGGTCGGGCCGTTCGCGTTCAGACAAAACCAGTACGGCTCTCTGTTTACGACCAGCAACTACGCTGAATCGGATTACCACGCCCTGCTGTTCAGCGTGCGTCAACGGTACAAAGAGAGCCTGACGTTTGACTTCAACTACACTCTGTCTAAGGCTCTTGATACTGCGTCGGGAACGAACAACAACGCTGGCCTGATTCTGAATCCGATCACTCCCAAGGCCAACCGAGGGGTGTCGGACTTTGACATAAAGCACCTCGCCAACGTCAATGCCATCTGGACGCTGCCGGTTGGGCGGGGCAGGAAGCTTCTCGGAAAGGCGCCGGGGTTCGTTGACGCCTTCGTGGGCGGCTGGCAGTTGAGCGGCATCTTCCGATTCAACTCCGGTCTGCCGTTCGACGCTTTCGACAGCGGCGGGGTTGGATGGGCCACCAACTGGAACTTCACGGTCAACGGAACGCGCCTGCGACCGGTTTCCACCTCGCCCACCCGTGGGGAGGATGGGTTAGACCCCAATAACTTCAAAGACGTTCTGGCGGCCTATAACAGTTTCCGGAACGGCCGTGCGGGCGAAGTCGGCGACCGCAACATATTCCGATTCCCCGGATACATCAACCTGGACGCGGGGCTTGGAAAATCGTTCAAGATGCCGTACCGCGAAACCCATCAGCTTCAGTTGCGCTGGGAAGTGTTCAACGTGACCAACACCCAACGCCTGACCGGGGCCTCGACTACCGCGCTCGAAGTGGACCCGTTTGCTGCCGACGCGCCTCCGGCCAACTGGGGCAAGTTCACCAGCATCCAGGGATCACCTCGAGTCATGCAAATCGGTTTGAAGTACATTTTCTGA
- a CDS encoding tetratricopeptide repeat protein, producing MKRQPLLAMLIVLVLLASVTIAAQQGGGHSLFGDFKIDESQWSGLKPQTFFILLYTPSGNLLSRQTVGNNGRYRFNDVVNGEYDIVVEVENQEAVRVRIVLIDRTRTEIRHDLNLEWKPRPGSRDEGRVGSVSAADYYKRQPENEARFGKAQEAIKKKEYKDAVALLRQILTADPKDFVAWTELGTVQFKQGDVAEAEKSYLSALQEKPSFILALLNLGKLRIAEKKFDDAIEVLTRAVAAQTQSSDANYFLGEAYLQNKKGSKAVTFFEAALRLDPVGKAEAHLRLGALYKGAGMKDKAVAEYEKFLAKKPDYPDKKQLEQYISENKKP from the coding sequence ATGAAACGCCAACCTTTGCTCGCTATGTTGATAGTTCTGGTATTGCTCGCATCGGTTACGATCGCCGCACAGCAAGGCGGGGGTCATTCGTTGTTTGGCGACTTCAAAATCGACGAGAGTCAGTGGAGCGGCTTAAAGCCGCAAACTTTCTTCATCCTTTTGTACACTCCCTCTGGCAACCTGCTTTCGCGTCAGACAGTCGGCAACAACGGGCGGTACCGCTTCAATGATGTTGTCAACGGGGAGTACGACATAGTGGTCGAGGTCGAGAACCAGGAAGCCGTTCGCGTTCGTATCGTGCTGATTGACCGGACAAGGACGGAAATCCGGCACGACCTTAACTTGGAATGGAAGCCAAGACCGGGCTCGCGAGACGAGGGTAGGGTTGGCAGCGTCTCGGCGGCAGACTACTACAAACGGCAGCCAGAGAATGAGGCTCGCTTTGGCAAGGCTCAGGAAGCGATCAAGAAGAAGGAGTACAAAGACGCCGTTGCTTTGCTGCGTCAGATCCTTACCGCTGACCCGAAGGACTTTGTTGCCTGGACTGAATTGGGGACGGTTCAGTTCAAACAAGGGGATGTCGCAGAAGCTGAGAAGTCATATTTGAGCGCCCTACAGGAAAAGCCTTCGTTCATACTGGCGTTGTTGAATCTCGGGAAGCTTCGTATAGCTGAAAAGAAATTCGACGACGCCATCGAAGTCTTAACTCGGGCTGTCGCGGCTCAGACGCAATCCTCCGATGCTAACTACTTCCTCGGCGAAGCGTATCTTCAGAACAAGAAGGGTTCGAAAGCGGTGACCTTTTTCGAAGCGGCGCTGCGGCTCGATCCAGTTGGGAAAGCTGAGGCCCATCTGCGCCTGGGCGCCCTCTACAAAGGAGCGGGGATGAAGGACAAGGCGGTGGCCGAGTATGAAAAATTCCTCGCCAAGAAACCGGACTATCCCGACAAGAAACAACTAGAGCAGTACATATCGGAGAATAAGAAACCCTAG